Proteins co-encoded in one Malus sylvestris chromosome 7, drMalSylv7.2, whole genome shotgun sequence genomic window:
- the LOC126629054 gene encoding probable LRR receptor-like serine/threonine-protein kinase At3g47570 has product MIPGGNETDKLALLAIKAQLKEDPNQFLSSWNESSHFCLWRGVTCSKRHRERVTGLDLSGQKLAGTISPRIGNLSFLMELYFQNNSLSGQIPPEFGRLRRLQVLRLSLNSLSGFIPVNISNCLNLWGLDFGYNQLIGKIPREFGSFPKLERLVLEFNTLVGQIPYSLGNLSSLEMLAFYQNKLSGNIPNSLGQLTKLTFFVLGSNNLSGVIPPSIYNLSSIVTFDVQQNQIRGSIPSALPKKFPNLEGFLISWNQFTGSIPVSISNLTNLVNFEVQDNKLTGKVPNLQKLVNLETFNIYNNQLGTGTDGDLSFISDLSHLTNATELKWVIVYFNNFGGTLPTSISNLSTKLEILGVQGNKLYGNIPAGMGNLINLQLLSFGKNNFSGNIPSDIGKLTRLNQLDFESNRLSGSFPTSLQNLTMLSLLELQGNNLQGNIPSIFGKFNSLLHLDLSQNNFNGTILQEVIDLTSLSITLNLSRNQLTGSLPMEIGKLSNLGKLDFSNNMLSGELPGSIGSCVKLEVLHLQGNLFNGSIPSSMVALKGIQDLDLSRNNLSGEIPKFLEGFALNNLNLSFNEFWGAVPIEGAFKNASSTSFAGNARLCGGISILQLPKCNSKVSRNGRLSTSLILIISSVSGFAFLGIVIVISFLFVRSSRKKHKGTTPSTLGNSFLQVSYGTLLKATDGFSPTNLIDVGGFGSVYKGLLDDYEAQPVAVKVFNMLRQGASKSFIAECEAMRNIRHRNLVKVITACSSVDFHGNDFKALVYEFMDNGSLEEWLHPTTGTPKNLSLLQRLEIAIDVDCALDYLHNHCETPVVHCDLKPSNVLLGKELTGHVSDFGLVRFLSNPSSNFPENQTSSVGIRGSVGYAAPEYGMGSEVATNGDIYSFGILVLEMFTEKRPTDDMFSDNFNLHNFVKAALPQRITEVADSLLLREGGNSGASTSTATPSQCSMTTEKIQVCLSLIFQIGIACSSESPRDRKDIDKVISELRSIRVVLLG; this is encoded by the exons ATGATACCAGGCGGGAACGAAACAGATAAGCTGGCGTTGCTTGCCATCAAAGCTCAACTAAAGGAGGATCCCAATCAGTTCCTGAGTTCATGGAACGAGTCGTCTCACTTCTGCCTATGGCGCGGCGTGACATGCAGTAAACGACATCGTGAGAGGGTCACTGGGTTGGACCTTTCGGGACAAAAATTGGCGGGAACCATATCCCCACGCATAGGAAATCTAAGCTTCCTAATGGAGCTGTATTTCCAGAACAACAGTTTGAGCGGCCAAATCCCACCAGAATTTGGGCGTCTGCGTAGATTGCAGGTATTACGCTTGAGCCTCAACTCACTCAGTGGTTTTATTCCTGTCAATATATCCAATTGTCTCAACCTTTGGGGTCTCGATTTTGGTTACAATCAGTTAATTGGTAAAATTCCTAGAGAGTTTGGCTCTTTCCCAAAACTCGAAAgacttgttcttgaatttaATACTCTAGTCGGACAGATCCCTTACTCATTGGGGAACCTTTCTTCTCTTGAAATGCTTGCTTTCTATCAAAATAAGTTGTCGGGTAACATCCCAAATTCCCTTGGTCAGTTgacaaaattaacatttttcgTATTAGGCTCAAATAATTTATCTGGTGTCATCCCTCCCTCCATTTATAATCTCTCCAGTATAGTTACTTTCGACgtacaacaaaatcaaattcgAGGGTCTATTCCATCAGCCTTGcctaaaaaatttccaaatcttGAAGGCTTTTTGATTTCTTGGAATCAATTTACCGGATCCATTCCTGTGTCAATATCCAACTTGACAAATTTAGTGAACTTTGAAGTTCAAGATAACAAACTCACCGGAAAAGTACCAAATTTACAGAAGCTTGTTAACCTTGAAACCTTCAACATTTACAACAATCAACTCGGAACTGGTACAGATGGTGACTTGAGTTTTATCTCAGACTTGAGTCACTTGACCAATGCCACAGAGTTAAAGTGGGTGATTGTATACTTCAACAATTTTGGAGGGACGTTGCCCACATCCATATCCAATCTCTCAACCAAGCTTGAAATCCTTGGGGTTCAAGGAAACAAACTATACGGGAACATCCCAGCTGGGATGGGCAATCTAATCAACTTGCAATTATTAAGTTTTGGGAAAAACAACTTCTCAGGTAACATCCCTTCTGACATTGGAAAGCTTACAAGACTTAACCAATTGGATTTTGAATCCAACAGGTTATCAGGGAGCTTTCCAACCTCTCTACAAAATTTAACAATGTTAAGCTTACTTGAACTGCAAGGAAATAATCTTCAAGGCAATATACCTTCAATCTTCGGGAAATTCAACAGTCTATTGCATCTGGATCTTTCTCAAAATAACTTCAACGGCACAATACTTCAAGAAGTTATAGACCTAACCTCCTTATCAATTACTTTGAACTTGTCCAGAAACCAGTTAACAGGTTCTCTTCCAATGGAGATCGGAAAGTTGAGCAATTTAGGCAAATTAGACTTTTCCAATAACATGTTATCAGGTGAACTTCCCGGTAGTATTGGTTCTTGTGTGAAGTTAGAAGTCCTACACTTGCAAGGTAACTTATTCAATGGGTCGATTCCTTCTTCAATGGTTGCATTGAAAGGGATTCAAGATTTGGACCTTTCTCGTAACAATTTGTCAGgtgaaattccaaagttttTAGAGGGATTTGCCTTGAATAATTTGAACCTATCTTTCAATGAGTTTTGGGGAGCAGTACCCATTGAAGGTGCTTTTAAGAATGCGAGTTCGACTTCATTTGCTGGAAACGCCAGGCTATGTGGTGGTATTTCTATTCTCCAACTTCCCAAGTGCAACTCCAAAGTGTCCAGGAATGGCAGATTGTCCACTAGCTTGATATTAATAATCTCTTCAGTATCTGGGTTTGCATTTCTTGGAATAGTGATTgtgatttcttttttattcgTTCGTTCATCAAGAAAGAAACACAAAGGAACCACACCAAGCACTTTGGGAAACTCTTTTTTGCAAGTGTCCTATGGTACTCTGCTCAAAGCTACTGATGGATTCTCTCCAACAAATTTGATTGACGTGGGTGGTTTTGGATCTGTGTACAAAGGACTTCTAGACGATTATGAAGCTCAGCCTGTTGCTGTCAAGGTGTTTAACATGTTACGCCAAGGAGCCTCTAAGAGTTTCATAGCTGAGTGTGAAGCAATGAGAAATATCCGCCACCGAAATCTCGTCAAGGTTATAACTGCATGTTCAAGTGTTGATTTTCATGGTAATGAtttcaaggctttggtgtatgaGTTCATGGACAACGGGAGCTTAGAGGAGTGGTTGCACCCAACTACCGGGACACCCAAGAATTTGAGTCTTCTTCAAAGGCTCGAAATCGCCATTGATGTTGACTGTGCATTAGATTATCTTCATAATCACTGTGAGACACCAGTTGTTCATTGTGATCTCAAGCCCAGCAATGTACTTTTGGGGAAAGAATTGACTGGACATGTTTCTGACTTCGGACTAGTAAGATTTCTCTCAAACCCATCCAGTAATTTTCCGGAGAATCAAACAAGTTCCGTTGGAATAAGAGGATCTGTTGGTTATGCTGCTCCAG AGTATGGTATGGGAAGTGAGGTTGCAACAAACGGGGACATCTACAGCTTTGGCATTCTTGTGTTAGAGATGTTCACGGAGAAGAGACCCACTGACGATATGTTTAGCGATAATTTCAACCTCCATAATTTTGTCAAGGCGGCTTTGCCTCAGCGAATTACAGAGGTTGCAGATTCACTGCTTCTTCGCGAAGGTGGAAACTCGGGCGCAAGCACTAGTACTGCCACTCCCAGTCAATGCAGCATGACTACCGAAAAAATCCAAGTGTGTTTGAGTTTAATATTTCAAATTGGAATCGCGTGTTCTTCTGAGTCCCCAAGAGACCGAAAGGATATCGACAAAGTTATATCTGAATTGCGATCCATCAGGGTTGTTCTTCTTGGATAG
- the LOC126629060 gene encoding uncharacterized protein LOC126629060, whose product MQQRRPASGRPTGTDGSDFNYRMVVDSRYQKVAKGKSRLYSLILTQAVIQLTGVLYAFLFTSDGEGPNVIAISSVAIGSISLIIGELGRRRSRVSLLKVYMVASSIGILLSIACVAKGSLTLAVLQNSSNWETKKFELVEATRTVIAFLVQIFAISTTTSLIGNMSPPKRAS is encoded by the exons atgcAGCAAAGAAGACCAGCGTCAGGAAGGCCTACTGGAACAGATGGCTCAGATTTCAACTACCGCATGGTGGTTGACTCTC GGTATCAGAAGGTAGCTAAAGGGAAGTCTCGTCTGTACTCTCTTATTCTAACTCAG GCCGTCATTCAATTGACAGGAGTCCTTTATGCTTTTCTGTTTACATCAGATGGGGAAGGTCCAAATGTGATTGCCATCTCATCTGTTGCTATTGGTTCTATTTCTTTGATAATCGGGGAGTTGG GTCGAAGGCGCAGCCGAGTGTCTTTGTTGAAAGTGTACATGGTTGCATCATCTATTGGAATACTTCTCTCCATTGCTTGTGTTGCTAAGGGAAGTTTAACACTAGCG GTTTTGCAAAATTCAAGTAACTGGGAAACAAAgaaatttgaacttgtcgaGGCCACTCGCACTGTAATTG cattCCTGGTTCAAATATTTGCAATCAGCACAACCACTTCTCTCATCGGTAACATGTCTCCTCCGAAAAGAGCCTCATAG